One genomic window of Paraburkholderia phytofirmans PsJN includes the following:
- a CDS encoding amidohydrolase family protein has protein sequence MIIDTHLHPTNLVDEAWRHTGEPFTGERLLKMMDGPYIINGKPRRIDMGFIQPPPGNTGYRDGNRRGREGIRDYMSYIAELTQKYPDRFIGNFTYNPRWGPENGAAELEFHVKEYGFKMLKLHANMHGYRPDRALDWLRPAMKKCAELGVVVLIHTGDGPYTIPTQFYPIIREFPMVNFIIGHFGIQTGGNYSFEAFWMAMDTPNVYCESGWCYQSRIVEFARELPRNKIVFGTDSPPNEPGMWLRELEMLCGPAPQGMNLDEDGLEDYMGNNIARLVGIEPTKPPKDLAEAEKRLKATYVNDVTQPA, from the coding sequence ATGATCATCGATACCCATCTGCACCCCACGAATCTCGTCGACGAAGCGTGGCGCCATACCGGCGAACCGTTCACCGGCGAACGCCTGCTGAAGATGATGGACGGTCCGTACATCATCAACGGCAAGCCGCGCCGTATCGACATGGGCTTCATTCAGCCGCCGCCGGGCAATACCGGCTATCGCGACGGCAATCGACGCGGCCGTGAAGGCATTCGCGACTACATGTCGTATATCGCCGAATTAACGCAGAAATACCCGGATCGTTTTATCGGCAACTTCACGTACAACCCGCGTTGGGGTCCGGAGAATGGCGCGGCTGAACTCGAATTCCACGTGAAGGAATACGGCTTCAAGATGCTCAAGCTGCACGCGAACATGCACGGCTACCGCCCCGATCGCGCGCTCGACTGGTTGCGCCCCGCGATGAAGAAATGCGCTGAGCTTGGTGTGGTCGTGCTGATTCACACCGGCGATGGCCCATACACGATCCCGACGCAGTTCTATCCGATCATCCGCGAATTCCCGATGGTGAATTTCATCATCGGTCACTTCGGAATTCAGACGGGCGGCAACTATTCGTTCGAAGCGTTCTGGATGGCGATGGATACGCCGAACGTGTATTGCGAATCGGGCTGGTGCTATCAGTCGCGCATCGTCGAATTCGCTCGCGAACTGCCGCGCAACAAGATCGTGTTCGGCACGGATTCGCCGCCGAACGAGCCGGGCATGTGGCTGCGCGAACTCGAAATGCTGTGCGGTCCCGCGCCGCAAGGCATGAATCTGGACGAGGACGGTCTCGAAGACTATATGGGCAACAACATCGCCCGTCTTGTCGGTATCGAGCCGACCAAACCGCCGAAGGATCTCGCCGAAGCGGAGAAGCGTTTGAAGGCGACTTATGTGAATGACGTCACGCAGCCGGCTTGA
- a CDS encoding UbiD family decarboxylase: MADNLFRATQDFHRFALAYREHYPDDVLTLKQPLSADQDVTAVVAELAARGQHPMLICEKVDGIATPLVTNFFASRTRIGRLFDVDASGLFDAYQHRANAPIAPVFVSNGPVLDQVIEGDAVDLAQLPMIRHFDTDRGPYITNAVIVAEDPVTGVANLSYHRSMRHAKNALATSLHSRGHLWRMLQTAQARGDTLKVAMVIGAHPLFMLAAAARVPFGTDERAIAGGLFGAPLQLVRTPRYGIGVPACAEFVLEGTIDPSAHAEEGPFGEFTGYSSDRSTNNVLRVDTMMRRHDAWLVDVVGGPYAEHLTLARLPREAEMSEKLKARFPSVTALHYPNSGTHFHCYVALNQTRDGEARQIMLALLGWDPYLKNVVAVDSDIDITNDSQVLWAIATHFQPHQDVFIVDGLPGSPLDPSSSAAGTTSRMGIDATRGSHFDGIRARISERASQEAVDILSRAAGVQQ, encoded by the coding sequence ATGGCGGATAACCTCTTCCGCGCCACGCAGGATTTTCATCGCTTCGCGCTTGCGTATCGCGAGCACTATCCCGACGATGTTTTGACGCTTAAGCAACCGCTGTCCGCCGACCAGGACGTCACGGCGGTCGTCGCCGAACTCGCGGCGCGCGGGCAGCATCCCATGTTGATCTGCGAAAAGGTCGATGGGATCGCAACGCCTCTCGTCACGAATTTTTTTGCTTCGCGTACACGTATTGGGCGTCTGTTCGATGTCGACGCGTCCGGCCTGTTCGACGCATATCAACACCGCGCGAATGCGCCTATCGCACCCGTGTTCGTATCGAACGGTCCCGTACTGGATCAGGTCATTGAAGGCGATGCTGTCGATCTCGCGCAGTTGCCGATGATCCGCCACTTCGATACTGACCGCGGCCCGTACATCACGAACGCGGTGATCGTCGCCGAAGATCCGGTCACCGGTGTGGCGAACCTCAGTTATCACCGCTCGATGCGGCACGCGAAAAACGCCTTGGCCACCAGCCTGCATTCGCGCGGACACCTCTGGCGCATGCTGCAAACCGCCCAGGCACGCGGCGACACGTTGAAAGTCGCGATGGTGATCGGCGCGCATCCGCTGTTCATGCTGGCCGCCGCCGCGCGCGTGCCGTTCGGCACCGACGAGCGCGCAATCGCAGGCGGTCTGTTCGGTGCGCCGCTGCAACTGGTGCGCACGCCGCGCTACGGCATCGGCGTGCCCGCTTGCGCCGAGTTCGTGCTGGAAGGCACGATCGATCCTTCAGCTCACGCCGAAGAAGGCCCGTTCGGTGAATTCACCGGCTATTCATCGGACCGCTCGACGAACAACGTGCTGCGCGTCGATACGATGATGCGTCGTCACGATGCGTGGCTCGTCGATGTGGTCGGCGGTCCTTACGCAGAACATTTGACGTTGGCGCGCTTGCCGCGTGAAGCGGAGATGAGCGAGAAGCTGAAGGCGCGCTTCCCATCCGTCACGGCATTGCACTATCCCAACTCCGGCACACACTTTCACTGCTACGTCGCGCTGAATCAAACGCGCGACGGCGAAGCGCGCCAGATCATGCTCGCGCTGCTCGGCTGGGATCCGTATCTGAAGAACGTCGTGGCGGTGGATAGCGACATCGACATTACCAACGACTCGCAGGTGCTGTGGGCTATCGCCACGCATTTTCAGCCGCACCAGGACGTATTTATCGTTGATGGTTTGCCGGGCAGTCCGCTCGATCCATCGTCGTCCGCAGCGGGCACCACGTCGCGCATGGGCATCGACGCGACGCGCGGTTCGCATTTCGACGGCATCCGCGCGCGGATCAGCGAACGTGCCTCGCAAGAGGCCGTCGACATTCTGTCCCGCGCCGCCGGAGTACAGCAATGA
- a CDS encoding UbiX family flavin prenyltransferase, with product MSTRRLVVGISGASGFTYGVRLLQLLRQLDIETHLTVSRSALLTMTHETDYKFADVSALASATYRCDDMAAAISSGSFRSLGMIVAPCSMKTLAEIASGMSSSLISRAADVTLKERRPLVLLARETPYTLAHLRNMIAVTEMGAIVAPPVPAFYARPASLDQMIDHTLGRVLDLFGLEAGTVKRWREAEAQAPYIA from the coding sequence ATGAGCACGCGGCGACTCGTAGTCGGCATCAGCGGCGCATCCGGCTTTACTTATGGCGTGCGCCTACTCCAATTGCTGCGTCAACTCGATATCGAAACGCATCTGACCGTCTCGCGCAGCGCGTTACTCACGATGACGCACGAGACCGACTACAAGTTCGCCGACGTCAGCGCGCTAGCCAGCGCCACCTACCGTTGCGACGACATGGCCGCGGCCATTTCCAGCGGCTCGTTCCGTTCGCTGGGCATGATCGTCGCGCCGTGCTCGATGAAGACGCTCGCCGAAATTGCCAGCGGCATGTCGTCGAGTCTGATCTCACGCGCCGCCGATGTCACGTTGAAAGAGCGCCGCCCGCTAGTACTGCTGGCGCGCGAAACACCGTACACGCTGGCGCATCTGCGCAACATGATAGCCGTAACCGAAATGGGCGCGATCGTCGCGCCACCCGTGCCGGCGTTTTACGCGCGCCCCGCTTCACTCGACCAGATGATCGATCACACGCTTGGCCGCGTGCTCGATCTGTTCGGTCTCGAAGCGGGCACCGTCAAACGCTGGCGAGAAGCTGAAGCACAAGCACCGTATATCGCCTAA